The sequence below is a genomic window from Phoenix dactylifera cultivar Barhee BC4 chromosome 16, palm_55x_up_171113_PBpolish2nd_filt_p, whole genome shotgun sequence.
tcattgtcaaCATCCATTTGTTCAAACGGAGGTGGATTGCAGTTTCAAGTCACTAAGAATATGCTGAGCTGATCCATTGAATACCTAAGTCTAACTAAGTTAATCACCAAGGAAGTTATATGCTATGATGTCAATAGCACGTAATTTGTTTTACTacttttattatatttcttatttagTGCATATGATTTAAGACTCAGAATGAAGTTTCTCATAAGTTAGAATCATGAAGGAGTGTATTAGAATCCAAGAGTTTTAGGTTAAGTAGGATTAAGACGGAAACACAAAATATAATGTTAGTAAAATTCGAAATAGAAATGAAGGTAGAGTAAAAAATTAAGGAACATGAAGTTTCTAAGAAAGACTACTTTTggtattttaaaattaattatttataatatacaGGATGTTATCAATTGGACTAAGTTGGATGAAATGGAAAAATAAACTTTAAATAATATATGATTAGATACCTACTAAgttgaaagaaaatttttatagAATAACTATATGACTTGTTATGTTTTACGATGCTGAATATTTAGGCAGCTAAAAGACAATATATGCATAAGATGAGCGTGGCCAAAGTGAGAATCTTGAGATGGATTTGTGCTAATACAAGAAAATAtaggataaaaaataaaattatttgcaAAAGATGGAGATAGAATCAATTAAGAACAAGAGAAGAACGACTTCGATGGTCTAAACATATACAACATAGACCAATAGATGTATAAGGACAAAGAAATGATTTGATATATGCAGAAGGAATGAGGTATTAAGAAAAGAATTGATATCTCAATAGTTTTCAAAAAGTATGACACTCATCCAAGTGGAGTGGACTAGTTTGGGATAAAGATTTAGTTAAGTAttagttttttatttattattaataaattaCCACTATTTGATTACTATAATATTAAAGAAAGTACTGGAGAAAGAAAgtatttttaccaaaaaaaaacagagtATTTAACTAGTATAGGTAAGTAGGTGATTATGGTTTTATTTGCaaatagaagactagcacaggTAATATTTTAATGACGAGATACCGTTGGATAGTTAACTCCTCCCAAATTTCAGAAAAGAATTCAAATCGTGTAATcaaggaagaaaataaaaaattttataaactTTTGAAtgcaaagaaaacaaaatttagGTTAATTAGTTGGGATCTCATCAAATAGTTCTATAAATTTAATTAGTCACATTGGTCCTTATTCATATTTTCCCCACCTTTATCTATATTGCAAGAGCTTCAAGTAAAAGGGGCTCTAGAATTCAACTAGTATTGCTTCGGAATCACACCACATAGCACAACACCAAAGAATATTAACAAAAGCCATTTAAAAGCTTCAATACCTTTAGTGTATACCAAAAGAAGGGAACTAGGAGATATTTAAACTATCTTAAAGTCCTTTGCATTTACTAGGACTCTTGGGTGTTTCTAGAATTCAACTCAAGTGTTTGCTAAATAAAGATAGGATTTTCTAGCTAATCCCCTGCCTAAATAGCAGTTGCATGCTCTTGAAAAAGTGACGAAATAAAGGCACCACTCAATTCCTTTAATAGTAGTAAATGGCTATAATCAAAGGCTTTCCTACACCTAAAAGGAGTCCTTTATATCAATAAAAGAAGGTGCggggtttttaaaaaaaaatcaggtttAAGAAAACTAAAAAGGAGGATTTTTCATCATTAAACTGAATCAATTGGCTTGGTTACAATATTTAAATTTCGTAGCTTTAATAGCTTTGGTGCAACTTTTGTATTTCAATCATAACTTTCTCTTCTAACATCAtattgagaatatatatattagaaatcTAACTTGATACCAAATATAATCAGTGTGATTTCATTCAGATATTTCAGCTATGCTATATACTAAATCTTCAAAGTTTTTGGTACTTCAAATATATCCCAGGTCCTAACATTGAAATGGTTGAAGCTCTTTAAGCACTTGAGGGTCAAATGCCATCGCATGACCATAGCACTTTCTAGCTTTTCAACTCCTTTGCGTAAATCTGAAAACAAAGGTACTTTTATCTCAAATCATGTCTTCAGAGTGGGTTAATACAACACAGGTTGACTTAATTTTTCgtttaaatccaatgatttttttataaaagtctGCCATTTCAAAACGGATCTTAAAGactaatttttgaattagatTTTAAACTTAAGTTCTTGAACACATGATGTTGTTTAATCGAAAGCGATACAGGAATGCAAGACTTGTTGGTGCAAATATGATATATAATCTTCTTTGCGAAATTAGAACTTGGTCTAAATTTGAGGTTCTTTTTCAAAACCCAGAACTAGAATGAACTTTGTGGAGAGAGAAAACATATGACATCTAACTAGCAGCATTTGTTGCAGTATTCCTAGCTTGTGTGATGTTGTGTATGCTGCGAAGATAATCTATAAACTTAAAATGTTTTGGACCATATTATATCAAATCGTTAGTAAATATTTAAATGATTCCAAAATCAATGTTAGGATATTTAAATTAAAGATccacatcttcaattattatctaaatttgtatgaatctgtagaaatatatatatattttttttgaagttcTCTAACCTACATATCTTGTGGATGAAAATAGGCAGTGTCCATTAGACTAGCATGCTGAAATATATGGAAGGATATTCagtttaagaatatttttattaatcatgatctgcataaataaataaaaaatgtatagactaaaaattcaaaaaagattATGATTCCCAGGTCATAACAAAATATGTTCTCATCTCATTAAAATCAATAATTTTTGTATCCACTTGATCCATaagttagagacaagaaaaaaatataattctcAGATAGACTGTGTAAAAACATCCTTAATAGTACGGATCTTCAATCTAAAAAGTCGATCATTGAGTCTGAATTAGTAAAGATTTAATAAAATCTATCCAATTTATAAactttaaataattatttattaaaaattttaaaatgttaaattaaatattaaacTGTAGACTATCCTTTTCTAGGTTCCAAtttcttttcccttctcttTCTTGCACAGCTATCTGCATACATTGGAAAACAAGTATGACCTAGGGCACATGTGGGAAAGGTCAGTAGGAATGCTTTTTCCTATGATCCAATAGTTGTAGGACAGACCCCATATAACCCCCAGAGCTCCTTTTCCTCCTAACTCCCAACACAAAGTCACACAGTATCCTTTACCCATTTTTCCCTAATCCACATTttccaaagaaaaataatattatccaTTTCATTCAAGTCTCCAAGAAGACTGCCCAAGTAAATAAGACTATGGaagtaaaaggggagaaatagaaACCTGTAAATAAATAATTCATTCTTTCCTctaaagaggaaagaaaaaccACACCATCACATAGAAATGGAATACTGATAATACAAAGCACACAATGGATTATCATTTTTACACTAAAAATGGTTCTTATATACCAAATCTGCAActgcaaataataaaataaaaagagattAGATCTCAACATGTAAATAACAAAAATACCAGTAATAAATAATATGCATCTCTCCTCCTAGAACCCATCTATCAATGATACAACAGAGAGAAATGCTAAGATAAGTAAATCCATTTCGCATCAATATCACCATTTTAATTCCTCAGAGGTCTAGGATGTTTCTTCTTGCTCACCTTTCTCCCACCATCAAAGGCTACACTATGATATACATCACTTCCTTCTCCACATGAGAATTAAGACAAGAATAACCAAATCAACCGATCTTAACTAACTAAACCAACATATATCACTCATACCCTTCCTTGCCTTGCAAGCcctggggaagaagaagaagaaccaccacctccaccgccgccgccgccgccgccgccgcccatgCTGCTCCTCCCACTCGTAGTCATAGTAGACATCTGGTGGTGATAGGATGGCGGTGACGCATACATCTGCTgccccatcatcatcatcatcatcccaCCAGcgccaccaccacctccaccgAAACCAACTATATTGTTCCCCATGCTCGGCGCGCCGCCGCCTGCTCCACCTTCGCCGCCGTCGTTGTACTGAGACtgggaggaggcggaggcgcCGGCGCTACACTTCTCTCCCTCCATCTCGCGGAACCTGTGGAGGTAGACCTTGAGAGGCTCGACGTAGTCCTCGAAGCCGAGGGTGGTCATGGCCCAGAGGAGGTCGTCGCCGTTGATGGTCTTGCGCTTCTCGCGCTGGCACTTGTCGGCGGCCTCGCCGGTGATGAAGCTGATGAACTCGGAGACGCACTCCTGCACCGTCTCCTTCGCGTCCTTGGAGATCTTGGCGTTCGCCGGCAGCGCCTTCTTCATGATCCGGCTCACGTTGGCGATCGGCAGGAAGCGGTCCTGCTCCCTCGGCGACGAGTACTCCCCCGCATTATTATTGCTGTTGTTCTGCCCCCCTGACTCGTTATCCGAATCCGGCATCAATATCGGTCAGAATCTCCGGTGAAAAACTCCCCAGTATAATCGCCAATGGTCGATCTCTCTAGGAACAGAAACGCTTCCTTGAGCTGTAGATTTCCCTAAAAGTAGAAATTAGGGTGGAGAATGTTGAAATATTCGGGGAAGGGGgggaaaataagagaaaaagaaagggagaagtgACTTTATTTCGGGCCTCTTTTTGTATTTGGGACATCCCAAAAATTGCATATGTTCGTATACGCActcaatatataaaaaataatttaggcatccaaaatattataaataatacCGTGACagctaaaattattttaataaaattatactaataaaaaaaattaatatagatCGATACAGAATTGTgctgataaaaaaatattataaatgatGAAGTTGTTACGTGCTCATCGATAGAGATTGAAGTTTCTAAGAAGGGAGCAACTTTTAACTTTTAAGGCTCTTTAACTAAAGAATCGGGAGCGAATTGGGTCTTCAACTATTGAGTTTTAggatgttgggggaaaaatatgTCGCCACGCTTGTCCGAGCAGACCCTTTCGAGCAGGGGCCGGCCGAGCAGACCCCTTCGAGCAGAGGCCGGCCGAGCAGACCCCTTCGAGCAGgggccgaccgagcagaccccTTCCGACCTGTAGACGATCGAGCAGTCCCTTTTCGACCTGGAAGCACCCGAATAGCTCTACGAACCCA
It includes:
- the LOC103698106 gene encoding nuclear transcription factor Y subunit B-3-like; protein product: MPDSDNESGGQNNSNNNAGEYSSPREQDRFLPIANVSRIMKKALPANAKISKDAKETVQECVSEFISFITGEAADKCQREKRKTINGDDLLWAMTTLGFEDYVEPLKVYLHRFREMEGEKCSAGASASSQSQYNDGGEGGAGGGAPSMGNNIVGFGGGGGGAGGMMMMMMGQQMYASPPSYHHQMSTMTTSGRSSMGGGGGGGGGGGGGSSSSSPGLARQGRV